The window TACCGGAAACCCTTGTTTTAATATCTTATTATCTGCTATATATCTTTCCTGAAAAAAAAATCTTTTTATATGGAGAAGGGAACATCCCAGATAAAAATGAATTAAATAAATATTCTGCAATTCTTTTACCTAATTATTGTTTGCCAGTTATTTCAAATGATACTGCAGATGTTTTTTATAATAGTTTTAGTTTATCTGAAATTCATAAGGATTCCTTAGATGAATATTTTAAACAAATAAGTAGAATTACTAAAAAATACTTTTTTCATAACAACATGGATAGAAAGGGAGTTGTAAATAGAGGTTATGAAAGAATGCCTTGTTCGGAATACCCAATAGATGAAAAAATTTTTACTAACATTTATACTCAATTTGATTTATTTCATAGTCATAAAGGGGACTATAAAGAATGTCTATATATAAAATCCTAAATATCTATGAATTAGTGGGAACTCGAATAATATAATATGTTAACCTTAGGACTAATTGGTATTTCTGATTAGAAAATATTGAGATAAATGAAGAAAATTAAAAACAGGATTCTAAAATTTGCAATAAATAAGGCAAAAAGAAGCAAACTTATCCAATCTTTGTTTGAAGCTCCAATAAATATTACATCGTTAGAGAAATTTGGAGAATTTTCTGATAGATATGGCAATAATTTTGATTTATTTAATGGTTTAAGAAGCAAACTTCGACCAGGATGGGAAAGAATATTAGAAAGAAAAGAATCTCAATTACCTGAGGATCCACATATTTATCAAAAGAAAGCTAATGAAGGAAGAATTACTGTTGAAAAAATTATTCCAATAATTAATACTTTTACATCTGGTATTGATAATAAAACAGTTTTAGAAATTGGTTGTCATTCTGGAGCAGCCTTATATTCATTGGCTGAAAAGGGAGCAAAAGAAGTAGTTGGATCAGAATTCTCCGGATATAAAATTGATTCGGTTGGTGAAGAAAGAAAAATCGATGAAGTAAATGAAGAGTTAAAAGAATATAGAAATAGGGTTTCAAGTTTTTTTAAAAAATCGAATAACGTAAGATTTGTCGATGATGATATTTGTAATTCTAATTTACCTTCAAATTACTTCGACATTATTTGTAGTTGGGACGTCCTAGAACATCTTAGTAATCCTGAAACAGCCTTTCAGAATATTTCAAGAATAATAAAACCCGGAGGTATTGTTATTCAGGAATATAATCCTTTTTTTAGTCTTAATGGGGGACATAGCTTGTGTACTTTAGATTTTCTTTGGGGACATGTTCGTTTAAACGAATATGATTTTGTTAGATATATTAATGAAATTCGTCCTAATGAAACAGAACCAGCAAAATCTTTCTATTTAGAGGGCTTAAACAGAATGACTATTTCTGATTTAAAAATATATAGCAAACAAGCAGGATTAAAAATAGAATCTATTTTTAAATTTACTAAAGAACAACATCTAAGAATGCTTAGTAATAATATCTTAAAACAATGCCAAACCGTTTATCCTAAATTAAACGCTATTGATTTGGTAACTCCAAGAATCATTATTGTTCATAAAAAATTATAGAATATTTGGGACTAATAGAAAAACAAACCATAAAAGGAACTGTTTATACTTATATTGGAGCTGCTCTTGGGTTTATCAATATAAGTTTATTATTTCCGAAAATATTGTTAGCAAACCAAATTGGATTGCTTTCAATATTGGTTGCCTACTCAATGTTATTGTCTCAATTCGGAAATCTTGGTTTTACAAGCGCTACAGTCAGGTTGTTTAGTTATTTCAGGAATAAAAAAAAAAATCATAATGGGTTTTTATTTTTATCAATTTGTGTCTCTCTTGTTGGGTTTTTTATAACATTAATAATTTTTCTTGTAATAAAACCAAGTCTAATAAAAAACAGTGTTGATAATTCTCAGTTGCTGGGAAATTTTATTTATTATGTTATTCCCCTAACATTTTTTACTTTATTCTTCAATTCTCTTGATGTATATTACAGAGCACTTTACAATGCAATAATAGGAGTTTTTTTAAAAGAGTTTTTAAGCAGAGTATTAATTTTTATTAGTGTTTTTCTTTTTTTCTTAAATTTAATAGATTTTGAGCAATTTGTTTTTTGTTATATATTATCATTGTCATTACCAACTTTAATTATAATTGTTTCTTTAATTAAAGAAGGAAATTTTAATCTTCGTCCTCAATTAAATTTCCTTACTAAAGACTTAACCAAATCCCTTGCCAGTGTTAGTTTGTTTGGAATATTGGGAGGTTTTGCTGGCATAATTATAGTTAATATTGATAGAATAATGATTGAAAGAATGCTCGGTTTAAGTTCAACAGGTATTTATACAATTGCATTTTATTTTGGAACACTGATCATATTACCATTCAGATCACTAATTAAAATATCATCTGCTGTTATTGCTGATGCATGGAAAGATAATAACAAAAAAATAATATATACTATTTATTATAAAAGCGCAATAAATCAGTTAGTTATAGGCATTTTTATTTTTATAGGAATCTGGGCAAATATTCATAATATTTTTAAAATCCTCCCAGCCCCTTATGAATCAGGGAGATATGTGATTTTTTTTATTTCCCTTGCTTATCTATTTGATATGTCAACAGGTGCAGCTGTTAGTATTGTAGCTAATTCAAAATATTACAGGTATCAAACACTTTTTTTACTTTTATTAGTAGTTTTAGTTGTTATTTCAAATTTCATTTTAATACCTAAATTTGGAATTGTTGGAGCAGCTTTAGCATCTGCATTATCAAAATTTATTTATAATTTAATAAGATATTTATTTATTTATTTTAAATTTCAATTTCAACCATATAATATAAAATTCCTTTACATTTTATTAATTGGTGCTGTATCATATTTTGCCGGATATATTATACCGGAGTTTAGTAATTATGTTATAGATATTTTTATAAGGAGTATAGCTATAAGTATAATTTTTATTTCTTTGATTTTAATATTAAAAATATCCGAAGAAGCTAATAAAAAATTTAAAGAAATTATTAGGTTGTTTTAAAATTCAGAATTATTTTGCAATTTATTTTTTATCTGTATAATTTAATAATTAAAACATATGTTAAAATCTGCCAATAACATCAATATATTCAAAAATATTATACCATACATTTCTGCAATAATAATATTTCTTGCAATAACATTTACATATTTTTCTCCTTTACTTGAAGGAAAAAGAATCATACAATCAGATGTGTCAAATTATAAAGGCATGTCTAAAGAAATTACTGATTACAAAAAAGAAAGCGGTGAAAATGCACTTTGGACAAACAGTATGTTTGGCGGAATGCCGGGCTATCTTATTTCACTACCATCATCAAATATTTTAAAACATCTCAACAAAATATTAAATCTTAACCATAAAAAACCTGCTAATTATATCTTTTTATATTTATTGGGTTTTTATATTGCACTGCTTTTATTTAGAGTAAATCCATGGCTTAGTCTTGTTGGGGCAATTGCTTATGCTTTTTCTTCTTACTTTTTTATAATTATTGAAGCCGGACATTTAACCAAGGCGTTAGCTTTGGGATATATGCCACCAATTATTGCAGGAGTATATTATGCTTTTAATAGAAAAGTAATTATCGGAAGTATGGTTGTAGGAATATTTTTATCATTACAGTTGTTATGTAATCATCTTCAAATAACATACTATACTTTATTGATTATTTTAATTTTCGGACTTTTCCAGTTATATAATACATATAAATCAAAAATATTTAAAGAATTTTTTAGAACCTTTTCTTTTCTGATAATTGCTGTTATTCTTGCTATTGGCAGCAATTTTGCAACTATCTATCTTACATATGATTACGGAAAAGATTCAATGCGAGGAAAATCAGAACTCACTTTTGATAAAGAAAACAAAACTACCGGACTTGATAAAGACTATGCTACTGCATGGAGCTACGGAATTGATGAAACATTAACATTATTAATACCAAATTTTAAAGGAGGAGCATCGGGTGGAGAATTAACAAAAAATTCTGCAACATACGAACTGTTTAAAAATCATCAAGGGGAAAGGGCAGCAAAACAAGCAATTAAACAACTACCATTATACTGGGGAGCACAACCTTTTACATCAGGTCCGGTTTACATTGGAGCTATAGTTTTCTTTTTCTTTGTTCTTGGATTATTCCTTGTAAAAGGAACTGTAAAATGGTGGTTACTTGCAGCAACTATTATTTCAATATTACTTGCCTGGGGTAAAAATTTCATGTTTCTTACCGACCTTTTTTTAGATTATTTCCCTGGTTACAACAAATTCAGAACAGTATCAATGACATTGGTTATTGCTGAATTTACAATGCCCTTGCTTGGTTTATTAGCCTTAAAAAATATAATCGAAGAAAAAATATCAAAAAAATCATTATTTAAAGCTCTTAAGTATTCACTTTATATTGTTGGTGGAATAACATTGGTTTTTGCATTATTGCCGGGAGCATTTTTTAATTTCGAAACTATAAGCGATGAACAATATATTACCAATGGAGCAAGTGTTTTTGTTGATGCACTTAAGGAAGATAGAAAAAGCCTGTTACAAGCAGATGCATTTCGGTCTTTGGTTTTTGTTCTTTTATCGGCAGGATTATTATTAACATATATCTACAAAAAAATAAATATTAAAACATTTTATTTTGTATTAGCAGTATTATTATTAGCAGATATGTGGACAATTAATAAGAGATACCTTAATAATGATGATTTTGTATCAAAACGTGTTGAAAAAGAGCCATTTAAACAAACAAGTGCAGACATATTTATTTTAAAAGATATTGATCCAAATTACAGGGTATTTAATGTTTCTGTTAGTACTTTTAATGATGCAAGTACTTCATATTTTCATAAATCAATTGGTGGTTATCATGGAGCTAAAATGAAAAGATATCAGGAATTAATAGATTTCCATATCAGCAAACACAATATGGATGTGTTAAATATGTTAAATACAAAATATTTTATTGTTCCTACAGAAGACAAAGGTCCCCAACCACAAATAAATATGAATGCATTAGGAAATGCCTGGTTTGTTGATAACATACGATATGTTGCAAATGCTGATTCTGAAATTACCGCATTGTCTGACTTTAATCCTGCTGTTGAGGCAATTATTGATATAAGATTTCAAGAACAATTAAAAGATTTTAATTTTATTCCTGATTCAATAAGAGAAATAAAATTTATTGAATATAAACCGGATCATTTAACA of the Bacteroidales bacterium genome contains:
- a CDS encoding class I SAM-dependent methyltransferase, whose product is MKKIKNRILKFAINKAKRSKLIQSLFEAPINITSLEKFGEFSDRYGNNFDLFNGLRSKLRPGWERILERKESQLPEDPHIYQKKANEGRITVEKIIPIINTFTSGIDNKTVLEIGCHSGAALYSLAEKGAKEVVGSEFSGYKIDSVGEERKIDEVNEELKEYRNRVSSFFKKSNNVRFVDDDICNSNLPSNYFDIICSWDVLEHLSNPETAFQNISRIIKPGGIVIQEYNPFFSLNGGHSLCTLDFLWGHVRLNEYDFVRYINEIRPNETEPAKSFYLEGLNRMTISDLKIYSKQAGLKIESIFKFTKEQHLRMLSNNILKQCQTVYPKLNAIDLVTPRIIIVHKKL
- a CDS encoding YfhO family protein; this translates as MLKSANNINIFKNIIPYISAIIIFLAITFTYFSPLLEGKRIIQSDVSNYKGMSKEITDYKKESGENALWTNSMFGGMPGYLISLPSSNILKHLNKILNLNHKKPANYIFLYLLGFYIALLLFRVNPWLSLVGAIAYAFSSYFFIIIEAGHLTKALALGYMPPIIAGVYYAFNRKVIIGSMVVGIFLSLQLLCNHLQITYYTLLIILIFGLFQLYNTYKSKIFKEFFRTFSFLIIAVILAIGSNFATIYLTYDYGKDSMRGKSELTFDKENKTTGLDKDYATAWSYGIDETLTLLIPNFKGGASGGELTKNSATYELFKNHQGERAAKQAIKQLPLYWGAQPFTSGPVYIGAIVFFFFVLGLFLVKGTVKWWLLAATIISILLAWGKNFMFLTDLFLDYFPGYNKFRTVSMTLVIAEFTMPLLGLLALKNIIEEKISKKSLFKALKYSLYIVGGITLVFALLPGAFFNFETISDEQYITNGASVFVDALKEDRKSLLQADAFRSLVFVLLSAGLLLTYIYKKINIKTFYFVLAVLLLADMWTINKRYLNNDDFVSKRVEKEPFKQTSADIFILKDIDPNYRVFNVSVSTFNDASTSYFHKSIGGYHGAKMKRYQELIDFHISKHNMDVLNMLNTKYFIVPTEDKGPQPQINMNALGNAWFVDNIRYVANADSEITALSDFNPAVEAIIDIRFQEQLKDFNFIPDSIREIKFIEYKPDHLTYQTSTKNDQMLVFSEIYYSKGWNAYVDNEKMPHFRCNYVLRGMIVPKGNHKIEFKFEPKGYYVGSKISMVSSLILLILALGVLFFEIKKKSKTIT
- a CDS encoding oligosaccharide flippase family protein, giving the protein MGLIEKQTIKGTVYTYIGAALGFINISLLFPKILLANQIGLLSILVAYSMLLSQFGNLGFTSATVRLFSYFRNKKKNHNGFLFLSICVSLVGFFITLIIFLVIKPSLIKNSVDNSQLLGNFIYYVIPLTFFTLFFNSLDVYYRALYNAIIGVFLKEFLSRVLIFISVFLFFLNLIDFEQFVFCYILSLSLPTLIIIVSLIKEGNFNLRPQLNFLTKDLTKSLASVSLFGILGGFAGIIIVNIDRIMIERMLGLSSTGIYTIAFYFGTLIILPFRSLIKISSAVIADAWKDNNKKIIYTIYYKSAINQLVIGIFIFIGIWANIHNIFKILPAPYESGRYVIFFISLAYLFDMSTGAAVSIVANSKYYRYQTLFLLLLVVLVVISNFILIPKFGIVGAALASALSKFIYNLIRYLFIYFKFQFQPYNIKFLYILLIGAVSYFAGYIIPEFSNYVIDIFIRSIAISIIFISLILILKISEEANKKFKEIIRLF